GCGTGTTTAcctgtgccttgacatttttatttgagtggcgtcggggtgtgggctgagcttttggctgaaatgcctctctgtcgcggccacgaggtggccgaccaGCCTCGTCATACGctagagatgtaggttttaatgcttcctcctccagtcgaggtagcaacctgcgctttgggtaactcttggaggggtgttcgagttcatattcctcggccgcaaggacttcagtccatctgtcagctagcaaatcttgatcagcttgatgctgctgttgctttttcttaaggctgtttgccatggctataagccggcacttgaagcgctcttgctcgacgggatcctcagacatgacaaattcatcatcatcgaggcttgcctcgttttcgacgggaggcatgtaattatcatcctccgcctctccatttgccgctctctcgggaggattggcttctccatcctcctgctctaaatcttgctggaggggattgtcgtcatcttcggcactgtccggagtgctcttatctcctgtgccggtatcactgcttttgctttggcgagacttagagcggggccgctgtcgtcggcgcttgggttgcttcttggaggggtcatcctccgttgtcctgtcgccattgccttctttgggtgtgtccaccatgtatatatcatatgatgaggtggctgtccagtgccctgtgggcagtggttcctgttcgtctcttgcatcgtcgtccatacagtcgatgtcttcggagtcgaagtcgagcgtgtcggtcaaattgtcgatagtggctactaagtgggtggtgggtgggcggcgaatttcttcgtcatccgcatcccaatcctgccggacatagttcggccaggactctcctgacaaggagagagaccttaatgagtttagtatgtcgctgaagggtgagtgatgaaagatatccgcggaggtgaactccatgatcggtgcccagtcggattcgatgggctcgggcgcaggcggttcgcagtccgtggccggggaagaatccgacagttcggcgtcacggctcccgtgaaaggtaaggtcgatactcggctcgatcgccactgagaatacgacctccgtggcagggtctatccacccgtccatggatggcgcaattggctctgaattgagggtcggagcggttgccggtgcgatctcctgaacactgtctgatggtagagctaaatcatgctcatcgtgaccgtgcggcgcactcggcaggggctcgaatccgtcaaggatcaagtctcagcggatgtcagctgtgtagtttaagcttacaaacctgacctggtggcctggggcgtaactctcgatctgctccagatggccaagcgagttggcccgtagtgcgaagccgcagaatacaaagatctgtccggggagaaaagtctcaccctggactgcatcgctatcgatgatcgaagtagctatcaagcctaatgatgacgacacagaggaactctcaatgaaagcaccaatgttggtgtcaaaaccggcggatctcgggtagggggtcccgaactgtgcgtctaggcggatggtaacaggaggcaggggacacgatgtttacccaggttcgggccctcttgatggaggtaataccctacgtcctgcttgattgttcttgataatatgagtagtacaagagttgatctaccacgagatcaaagaggctaaaccctagaagctagcctatggtatgattgttgttgtccctacggactaaaccctcggtttatatagacaccagagggggctagggttacacagagtcggttacaaggaaggagatctacatatccgtattgccaagcttgccttccacgccaaggagagtcccatccggacacgggacaaagtcttcaatcttgtatcttcatagaccaacagtccggccaaaggatataatccggctatccggataccccctaatccaggactccctcgcctAGTGTCACATATATTTCATAGTCTGATTTGGACATGGCATAGTGCTAATGGTGTTTTATGTGATTCAACATAACCATTGATTTGTAGCATTTCATAGAGTTAAATGTGGTTTGATGCTGCTATTGAACACTTGATTAACATGTCCCTGCATCTTTACTATCAACAATTTGTGCCTGACTTGCCTTGAACTGCGCACTAGAACTACTATCGAGGAGAGCACTACAAGTTCGTGTTTAGCTATTTGCTGTCGCATGTACCTGTGCTTCAAATTTGTGACTGCTATCAATTATAAAATTTGAACTCTTCAGCCATTTCCAAGTACAAAAAATGTATATTAGTGTGTCATATGTTTCGTTTGGTTTATATGGTAATGATGATCTTTCTCACCCTGTGTCTACCTGCATGCAGATCAACGGGTCTCTGGCTCGCAGGGCCATCAAGGACCTGATGGAGAGGGGGCTCATCAGGATGGTGTTAATCCACTCCAGCCAGCAGATCTTCACCAGGACGACAAACACCTGATTTATCATTATCATGTATTCTATGGTTGTTTTCTAGTCCAGTAGACTAAGGTGTTGCTATTATATTGAAGTTCACTATGTTCAGGGAGGCACTCTGTGCCGCCATTAATGTTGAATTACTTTTGAGTTTTGGTAAACTTTAAGATCGTTTTGTGAGCGCGATGAAATCAACCTTAtatgttggatatgttgttggaaacttattgttgttatgcttgttgaaattatttttcaaatatgtgtgtgtgtatgtatatatatatatatatatgaaattgaatgaatttaagaaaaaacaagggctgtacaggctctttgccgtctgctggcaggtggtaaagacctttgccatcagtcagcagatggcaaagctgccacgtggcagctacctatGCAACCTAGGGTGCACTTGGATCGCCTATTtggcatctttgccgtctgctggcagacggcaaataccTTTGCATCTTTGCCATTTGCCAGCAGACGGCATAGCATGCCACATGCTAGCTACCTGGGGGGACatctgggctggcctatttgggcacTTGGCCGTCTGCCGGCAGAcagcaaagatgcaaaggtcttttcCGTCTGCCAACAAACGGCAAAGCACATCATTAACCCCTCAATGGACCTAAGCTGCCACGTGTGCCGtccaggccctttgccgtctgccagcggatggcaaaggcctttgcatctttgcGTTTTGCCAGCAGACGATAACGATCCCTTTGTCGTAGTTTGTTCAGCTGGATGTGTTgttgtctgctggcagacggcaaaggccttttcCATCCGCCATGCATGCCTTTCCCATCTACCATGGCAGACGACGAAGTTCCTAATTCCTGTAGTGAAAGTAATATGGGATCTTTGTTAGAGTAGcaattatgcatatgagagccactgaacattttcatcgtggtcttctcctcggtatgactcaataaaaagaaatgAAATTCAGAGAaatacactgaaatatttttgggagtttttggttttcttgaacaagcaaataaaagggaaaagcaaaaacgagaaaaactatttacgcgagaatgctcccaacaagcaaaataagaacaaggaaatcttttttgagttttctttttagtgctatagCTAACCACTCCAGaaagaaaaaaatcaaaaataagTAGGAAATATTTTCTATTTtctcaaggtttttcaaacacacaagaagaaagcaagaaagtaATTTtaccatggatagtacaatgaaaaagtgtggacaccaacaaatgaaatgtgtgaacatgaatgtaaagttggtggaaatacgtactcccccaagcttaggcttttggactaacTTGGTAATCAATAGTCGAAGAAACCATGGGGCCCCATGTCAAAATACTGAGGAGCGGGGACCTGTggatcccactgctgaggctcaaCCTATGCTGCAGCTAGGTTGTTTcggtaggcgatgatgtccgcAGGCATAACCCTGTATCCAccctggcaataggatcaaacaaagcaggtgcaggcaatggGATAATATCACGAGTTCTCACACGGAAAACCAGGTTATACAGAATAGGGATGTTAGGGTAATCGACAGCTATAAGCTGGTGGTGTTCCATGGCCGTgcgatctaggtaaaccttgggcaaAGGATAATCATGCAAGCGTATCTGAACGTTAAAGCGAGCCGCCAAACGAGTGGCGTAAATAcctccatgtattttacccttggatttattaatatgaaggcgacgtgccacaatagctcccaagctataagtggtgTTGCCTTGGAGTGCACTGCGTAAAACAACAAGGTCTGGGgcactgagtgcacccaccttctctctagcaagcaagcaCTTTGCGatcaaaagagcaaaataatgaacGGCAGGAAAATGCAAGGTAGTAGCAGTGTCACTCGACACTCCTCTCTCATCCCATATAGATAGAGTACGATAAAAGCCTTCGAAGTTTGCAGGCCTATGCTATGCTAAACTCCCATCGGAAGGGATCAAGCAtatatcacaaaattcagtaagcggTATCTGATGGGGTTCAGCGTATAAATTAAACTGCACttcagggggattattcctaggaagtaaattaaaactttgcacaaaggagtttgtgaggagatgatactattCACATTCAGTTGCGATGAAATCGGTGAGGCcaacattagcagcatattgtgcaaaCACCTGAAGGATTCCGGCCCCTTCCATGAACGGggtatgcggccattcgcacgtcCGTAGCTCCGCCATTCTCCGGgtatggagatcactgtcagatgtCTCCCCAATCACTCCCTTTGAGTTCTTCTTGGAAGAAAACTTCCTAAAGATAGTCATGTTTTCCtgaacaaaaattctgaaatttttagtccataaaattttctcaacaaaactttacaagattggtagcaacttctcatagggatgcatagaggccatagcaagcattcaaactacttagaactctaagaattcaacatgcaagctcatctaaagcagcaccaagagtagctaattattcaaaatataaaccactaaagcaaaaactaattggacaaatggaggagtcacgtaccaagcaacaatcccccaaaacagtttcggaaacggagcttcgagcaaagagatcaaaatccatgggtttgagagcaagaacacgagagagagaaatggtgatttttttggaggtaggtggtgatgtgggacgaatagataagtgagggggcccacgtggggaccacaacccaccagggcgcgcctgggggtcctggcgcgcccaggtgggttgcgcccacctggtgcacctccatctgatgttatttgcaccaaaaattcataaatattcagaaaaaatcgtattaaattttcagagcattccgagaacttatatttttgggtcattttttattccacggaaaattcagaaaataggcaaaacatggcatttttttatttaactaatgaaaacaaaaaacaaaaggtagggacagaaggtagcgctcactaaattcatcaatttcatacctctaaaaatgacccattaataaggttgatcaagtcttattaacaaccactttcaattagcatgaaaccgaagaacttccataaatcactaagttacctcaacgtgaatatgtatgtccccaacaataagcatttcatatttctttttaacagtaggtagaggtatttgaaaacttccaatagtgattgtcagagatttttcaataatattaataccattcacttggaattgtttcttcggaaagtgcaccgtatgcttattaccattgatatgaaaagtgaccttgcttttattgcaatcaataacagctcctgcagtattcaagaagggtctaccaaggataatcaacatgttgtcgtcctcgggcatctcaagtataacaaagtcagtcaaaatagtaacattagcaacaacaacgggcacatcctcacaaaaaccgataggtatggcagttgatttttcagccatttgcaaagatatttcagtaggtgtgagtttattcaaatcaagtcttttatataaagagaaaggcataacactagctcccaaatcacataaagcatttttcagataatttcttttgatggagcaaggtatagttggtattctccAATCTCtatgttttttaggtactccatctttaaaagtataattagcaaggatGTTGGAGATTTCAGCTTTCGTTATTTttgctcttattggtgatgatgtctttcatgtactttgcataaggaggcatttttaagatatcagtcaagcgagtacgcaaaaagactggcctctgcagtatttcagcaaagcattcaaattcttcatcatctctctttttagttgacttaggtggaaagggcataggtttttgaacccatggttctctttctttaccgtgtttcctagcaataaagtctctTTGATCATATCGTGTATTCTTGGgggtgtgggttatcaagatcaactgcaggttctatctcaacatcattgtctggttccttattatttgtttgagtattTTCACGAACCTcaccattatctttttcattatcagaaggtgagtgttcattaccagactgagtttcagcatcagagatagaaatttcattatcTTTATTAGgaagtttttctacttcaggttcactagaagcatgcaaagtcctatcatttttcttcttctttttctttttagaaggactacgtgcatcaatgttaactctttgagagtcttgttcaattctttttgagtgtccctcaggataaagtggttcctgagtcattctaccacctctagtcattactctaacaacatgatcattgatattattattcatttcatttaGAAACTCTCTttaagatttagcaacttgttctaactgggtttgaaccatagaagcatgctttcccacacatctaacatcatttgagattcgaaataacaagtcactcaagcgagcaatcatatcagaattgtatttcaattgtttcataacatttgcattgaagtgatcttattttttaatgtaattttcaaactcataaaggcattgactaggatgcatattgtgaggattgtcattatcattgaatttcattagagaatttacctctaccaccttaattaggtggtggtggtgtatcaagcccatgtatttcttcaataggaggtaaatttttgacatcctcggtgttaatacctttttccttcatagatttctttgcctcttgcatatcttcaggactgagatgtaatatacccctcttcttcggagtgggtttaggcggtggttcaggaagagtccaatcatcataattttccaatatgttattcaataattcttcagtttgcccaatagtttgttccctgaaaacacaaccagcacaactatctaggaaatccctagaagcatcggttagtccattatagaagatatcaagtatttcatttttattaagaggatgattaggcaaagcattgagcaatcggagaagcctcccccaagcttgtgggagactctcttcttcaatttgcacaaagttaaatatttcctacaaggcagcttgtttcttatgagcagggaaatatttttcagagaagtaataaatcatatcttggggactacgcacacaaccaggagcaagagtattgtaccaagctttggcATCACCTTTAataagaacggaaataatttgagaatatagtaatagcgggttttctcatcatgagcaaaaagggtggctatgtcattcaacttagtaagatgtgccacaatagtttcagtttcataaccatggaaaggatcagattcatccaaagtaattaactctgggtcgatatagaattcataatccttatcacaaataaatataggtgaagtagcaaatttaggatcatattgcattctagcattcaaggatttttatttatacttgcataataatttctctagatcatctctatctttacaagcaagaatatctctagttgtcccctcattcataacataaccttccggtacctttggtaattcatatctaggagggctagttctagttgGTGttccaagattttcagtttcaagctcatcattagtttcaacaatatcatgttttcttactctagcaatttgttcatcaagaaagtcacctagtggcacatcatcatcatcacgcaaggtactagcatcatcataagtatcattcatagaagaagtagcatcatcaataacttgcgacatatcaagattaatagcatgtggtggtgttgcaagtttacttataacagaaggtgaatctaaagcagagctagatggcagttccttacctccccttgtcttagagggataaatcttagtcttagcatcttttagattcttcatagtggtaaattgataataatcccaagtgacccaacaaatatagctatgctccccggcaacggcgctagaaaaaggtcttgataacacacaagtataggggatcgcaaccgttttcgagggtagagtattcaacccaaatttataaattcgacacaaggggagccaaagaatatttgtaagtattagcagctaagttgtcaattcaatcacacctggagattaattatctgcagcaaagtgatcagtaacaaagtagtatgatagttttgataatagtaacaacagcaatagtaacggtaacagtgatagcagtaattttgtagcaagtgcagaaGTAACGATAGCagcagtaacttagcaagaacaatataagagaaattcatgggcattggatcggtaatttgttggatgatattcatcatgtgacagtcataacctagcactactgcaggatgctgctaacgcgacactatgatcagagacccttcgacaaaactatgTGTGATTCCATAAtatcaaatggtggtgtaaaaaacccatcaaaaaaggtgcaaaacgtttgtgatggaggatgcatcaaaaacggttcagattttagttgcgtgtgcgatgcagggcatacagtttagctcaattaactgtttgcgatgaggaggaacaaaagaaacgggcagccagatgaagatgtgtgcgatgtacaacatacggttcactcggatgaactatttgtgattaggcaacacaaaagaaatggtcagccaaatcaaaggtgtgtgcgatatacggcatgcggttcactcggatgaactgtttgcgttgagacatgagagcagaaacggttcaaatgaactagatgtgtgtgatatgaggcAAACAAGTGTGTAATCAGAaacgtgtgtgaagaccgataacaacacagatgattactgctaacaagtcgtgtgtgttgtgagcaaacgattgctggtatacaattgtgagtgattgatgaaaacatcaccgatgggttacattgtttagtccgtgtgcgatgtgattttctttgcccgcacaacatctacgctctatctacagagcatcaacatatatacttaaaaatacaacattgcataaccaaattaagcatacaattacacaagtaactacacacataacatttccacacaccaaagcaagcaattacatgcataataaagtaggagaaacgaggatctgatcatctacttattgttgcgacaatgcttgccattgctctgcttccggctggatccctggctgttttggggaaggaggcactttctcaagtcaacgatccgcatgtgcatgtcgtagctcgtgtacgcctccttggccgcgtacacgatgtgagctttgtcgagtttctccatccaggccgagtgccaggcacacttgtccttgttgcacgaatccttcatgtctctatagtaggggttgatgatggcctcgacgaggtgaaccagtgagcccttctcatgctccttgctacccatatcttgtattggccctggatgtcgacaagattctggcaggcgatgcctgaATTCTTGAGCGCCTTTACATCGCTGGTGATGTCCAccttagcgaacatgtagtgggggctgttgacaaacctgacgaaacgctcgcaaggccttgtggccaggcagtagtgcactacaagaaatatgtcaatttgtgaccctcactattggccgctgaaaggtcatagtttttcatttgcgatctttttgtgacaaaaaatagaaggtcaaaagctggcggtcgtaaactgaaattagcggccttctctgtgagaaggccgtagacgtttacgaccaaaacataaggtcgttgaacccatgacctttggttttggtcactggctgtctgcccaggccacgttggatccgacgtggcaaaattgcgaccaattgaaaaggtcgttgaaaagattcagcccggtccaattaggtatctatatgggccgagcccattaattcagcccatttattgtTTTTTTTACTTTCAAGTTTGGTCAGCGACATGGGCCCAGCCCAATAGAATTTTTATGTTTTGGGCCACAGCCTTTTACTGTCCACATATTTTTAGGCCTCGCCTTTTTCCAGCCCACTTGccagtttttttgtttcttttccatTTTAAAGTAGGTCCCACTAGTCAAATGGGAACCAAATTACCAAGTTTGTTTTACTGTCCACATATTTTTAGGCCTCGCCTTTTTCCAGCCCACTTGccagtttttttgtttcttttccatTTTAAAGTAGGTCCCACTAGTCAAATGGGAACCAAATTACCAAGTTTGCTGTTTGGGTACCACAGGTCAGTTCTATATTTGTGCAAATAGATAATTTGATTCAAAAAGAGCCAATAAGGCACAATATTTCATACAACAGCCAAGCATAGTACAATTCTAGTATTTAGCTATAGAATACAACTAAATATACACATAACTATCTCCAGTGTGCTAAAACGCATTGTTTAGTGTAGTTTTTCTTCGGGATTCGTCTTCCTATAGCTCCTGTACACCCAACTTTTGAAGAATGAAAGCCAGCATATGCAAACAATAAATTATGAAAAGTTAGACACATAATCAAGTGAATCCGTGAATATAAAATTCTCATAACGATGAAAATTTGCTGCAGAACTTTAGATTTAACATGAAACCATGCATATAACATTCTCATAACAGTGAAAACTGAGATATATTTTGCAAATGATTAAGTACCAGCACAGTGCAAGTTAACACAATAGATGAAGAACAACGGGTAAGGGAGCAGCGAGACACAAGCCGTATGCATTACAGGCAGTCAAACAGTTCAGGGAACaacaaacatgcatgcatgcaattgaAGTACGTACTAGTAGTACAACACAATGCCAGGTTGGAGCAAATCATGCTTAAGCAAACAATGGCAGCAGCATGGCATAACCAAATAATAATGTGAGCAAACAACTGGATATGAGTCGCACTTGACCACAACAACGAATGTGCTACAATACTTGAGCTTCAGGCAGGGAGGAAGGATTAGACAGATGATACCTGGACAAAATACTTGAGCGCGATGCCCGGGACGGTGACCCCACGACGGAGGGCACGCGAGAGCGCAAATTGGGCGAGGGAGGCAGCGTGCCAGAAGGCCCTGGTGGCCGGGTCGCTGAGGACGTGGCGCATGCCCGAGGGCGCGTGGAAGGTGGCCTCCAGCACGGCGCGGTCGGAGGCGACGGTGCTCAAGAGGCGGCAGGCGCAGGCCGCCCGCACGACATCCGCGGGCGGGAGCCGGTGCAGGGCCGTCACAGATCCCAGGTCCTCAACACTCCAACAGCAGCAATCCAGTGCCTTCTTCTCCTGCTCGCTCTTTTTCTCCTGGGCTTGCTCCTTCTTCTCCTGGGTGTGCTCCttcttctcctacaacaacagcaacATCAGGTTAATGACAACAACAGTTTGAGAACAGCAGCATGTCAATTAGAACAGCATCAACTCCCGGGAATGCTTTAATTTAGTCCATTTCTTTGATCAAGAACTTATCCTAAGGACGATGTGCTATCAAACTTTGGAAAATACAGTATGAATATGACAACAATAGCAGCAAGTCCTACACTAAACTAAGCAATCATGATTTCTAACAACAGCAATCATCATCAGAAAGTCCTAACTTAACAGCagcaaagagaagagaagagaggaaaaTAGAAGAAAAGAGATGAGAAGCTTTTGTTAATGAAAAAGAATTACTCATCTTTTCAAATGAATCAAATGAGTAGCTCTACACTGGAGCTCCACCACATCCTCTCGGGTGTAGGATCTCATAGACAGCATAGTCACCACCAGTAGATAGATGCATGAAAAAAACTGAATAAATATAACAGAATACTTCATGGAGAAGTTGGATAAGATGCATCGAGCAAGCAACTAATTTAGTAAGTAGTGCTCCAAGGTATTCCACATTTCAGGTGCAGCTTGCAAGCCAGCATGGAGAAAAATCTGCATCTTCTCATTGTCAGCTATGACAAATGGGTGCAAACAGGAAACATGCTGAAACTTGACTGTTAAGAAAACCATTGATCAAGTCGTCAAATCGATTCTCTAGTTCAACAAGTAGTTATACGAGGCATCAAGATTGCTAAATATCAAGAAGGCCACTTAATGAACAGAATTTAGCAGAGACCATTTGGCGGATCAGCTGGCAAATATTTCAGAAACAGAGCAAAACGGCTTTCTAATTTTGGCATCAACACAAGTACTGTTGTAGCCACGAAGCATGAGGAGGTGGTACTCCAGCACCTCAAATAGTAGCCAAATGGCGGTGGCGCCCGTGAGCACCCCGACAAAGATCTTCTTGTTCCTCCATAGGAAGAGGTCAGCAGCTGCAAAGCATAGCACATAGCACATAAACATTAATGTGATTTGTTTCTGACATTTTTGTTCTATCAAATAAGCAACGTTACTCACTAACTTTTGTTTCGGACAAATAACCATCAGTTGTTGCACCCTAAAAAACAAGAGGGACCACCCTAAAAAAACAAGAGGAAACACTAGTGATACAAGTAGCATAAGCATAATACAACACCATATATTTGACGTGTGGGgatgtatatatatgtgtgtgtgtgtctgtgtgtgtaatTAACAAAGTTGGTTCAGTTGGACATATCAAAGTGTGTAATTAACTAATTATGCATCAAGGTTTGTAGGTTCAGAAGGAAGatataagcaatcaagcaatgttAGAATCTATGCAGAATGTCAAAATAACTTTAGATATGAAGGACCAGGAGTTCCACGAAAGATCTAAAGTTACATAACAAGCATGTATTGACCATCCTACTAGTAGCAAGAACATAAACATAATCACTTAAGAAGCAGCATGAACATGAGTAGATCAAATAACTAAGTACAATTTAGTATCCCAGCTGCCACAACATTTGAAAATATTCAGCACATTAAGACAACCTGGCAATAGTTTGTAATCCAAACCAAACCCAGACCAACCCATACATTTACAAGTCCAACAATCAAACCAAACATATAGATAGTTGTTGATGCATGCACTGAGCACTCCTACTATTGATGCATGCTCAGTACGAATTGCACAACAATACCATTAAGTATTGCATGCATACAATTAAATTCAAAAGCTACAGACTCTTGTGACCTGGGAATAAGTAGCACTACTAATTCAGAGGCATCAAAATCTAAGCCATGCAAAATTGCTCACTTCTGAATCTTGAAACAATCTCAAGGCAAAAAAAAATAACACAAAGGAGCAGTATGAACCCTGCAGGCTGCAGACCACAAGCAACAATAGCA
This portion of the Triticum dicoccoides isolate Atlit2015 ecotype Zavitan chromosome 7A, WEW_v2.0, whole genome shotgun sequence genome encodes:
- the LOC119328772 gene encoding uncharacterized protein LOC119328772 isoform X4 gives rise to the protein MLDRVTILRCYDLICVLLLLVVCSLQGWSLLFFRVQQLMVICPKQKLVSNVAYLIEQKCQKQITLMFMCYVLCFAAADLFLWRNKKIFVGVLTGATAIWLLFEEKKEHTQEKKEQAQEKKSEQEKKALDCCCWSVEDLGSVTALHRLPPADVVRAACACRLLSTVASDRAVLEATFHAPSGMRHVLSDPATRAFWHAASLAQFALSRALRRGVTVPGIALKYFVQLGVQEL
- the LOC119328772 gene encoding uncharacterized protein LOC119328772 isoform X3, with translation MCSSSPPDGPLPSPPRRSSSTTAHPAATSPGRAQRRFGCPAPTRARPRCSTKRRLHPRHVPLPEVRKVDMLDRVTILRCYDLICVLLLLVVCSLQAADLFLWRNKKIFVGVLTGATAIWLLFEEKKEHTQEKKEQAQEKKSEQEKKALDCCCWSVEDLGSVTALHRLPPADVVRAACACRLLSTVASDRAVLEATFHAPSGMRHVLSDPATRAFWHAASLAQFALSRALRRGVTVPGIALKYFVQLGVQEL
- the LOC119328772 gene encoding uncharacterized protein LOC119328772 isoform X2; this translates as MCSSRSSSTTAHPAATSPGRAQRRFGCPAPTRARPRCSTKRRLHPRHVPLPEVRKVDMLDRVTILRCYDLICVLLLLVVCSLQGWSLLFFRVQQLMVICPKQKLVSNVAYLIEQKCQKQITLMFMCYVLCFAAADLFLWRNKKIFVGVLTGATAIWLLFEEKKEHTQEKKEQAQEKKSEQEKKALDCCCWSVEDLGSVTALHRLPPADVVRAACACRLLSTVASDRAVLEATFHAPSGMRHVLSDPATRAFWHAASLAQFALSRALRRGVTVPGIALKYFVQLGVQEL
- the LOC119328772 gene encoding uncharacterized protein LOC119328772 isoform X1, with product MCSSSPPDGPLPSPPRRSSSTTAHPAATSPGRAQRRFGCPAPTRARPRCSTKRRLHPRHVPLPEVRKVDMLDRVTILRCYDLICVLLLLVVCSLQGWSLLFFRVQQLMVICPKQKLVSNVAYLIEQKCQKQITLMFMCYVLCFAAADLFLWRNKKIFVGVLTGATAIWLLFEEKKEHTQEKKEQAQEKKSEQEKKALDCCCWSVEDLGSVTALHRLPPADVVRAACACRLLSTVASDRAVLEATFHAPSGMRHVLSDPATRAFWHAASLAQFALSRALRRGVTVPGIALKYFVQLGVQEL
- the LOC119328772 gene encoding uncharacterized protein LOC119328772 isoform X5, whose amino-acid sequence is MCSSSPPDGPLPSPPRRSSSTTAHPAATSPGRAQRRFGCPAPTRARPRCSTKRRLHPRHVPLPEVRKVDMLDRVTILRCYDLICVLLLLVVCSLQGWSLLFFRVQQLMVICPKQKLVSNVAYLIEQKCQKQITLMFMCYVLCFAAADLFLWRNKKIFVGVLTGATAIWLLFEFFSCIYLLVVTMLSMRSYTREDVVELQCRATHLIHLKR